AAGGTGACGGAAGTCATCAAGGAGAAGAAGGGCACGGATGTGGTGTTCCGTCCGCCGCCCCCTCCTCCGCCCCCCGTCGTCGAGGTGAAGCCTCCACCTCCTCCACCCAAGCCGAAGCTGGCGCCCAAGCCCGCGCCGCCGGCCGCCGCGATGGCGCCGCCTCCCGCCGCGCCCGCCGTGGCGCCGGCCAACATCGTCGTTCCCAAGGAAGTGCCGCTGGAGAAGCCTCCCGAGGCCGCCACGGAGACGGTCGCCGCGGCGCCCATCGCCGTGGGTGGCACCGGCACGCTGGTGCCGGGCGGTGTCGTGGGCGGTGTTCCCGGTGGTGACACCCTGGCGGGCGGTGGCGGGCGCGCCGCGCCCATCAACCTGCCCGAGTCCGGCACGCCGCCGGAGCCGCTGACCTCCAACCTCACACCCGAGTACCCCGCCGAGGCCCGCTCCAAGGGCCTGGAAGGCATGGTCATCCTCAAGGGCGTGGTGGGCGTGGATGGCCGCGTCAGCAATCTGAAGGTGATGCGCGGTGACGAGCCCTTCGCCAGCGCGGCCATGGCCGCCGCGAAGACGTGGCGTTTCAAGCCCGCCATCGTCGCCGGTCAGCCCACCGCCGTGTTCCGCATCTTCAAGGTTCCGTTCCGTCTCAAGTCGTAGGCCGTCACGCCACACCCGCACCTGCCCCCCAGGAGCAAACCCGTCATGAATTTCAATCTCAGGGACATCTACAACCACATGGGTGTGTTCGCGCTGGGTATCGCGTGGACGCTCATCCTCTTCGCCATCGCGTCCCTCGCGGTCTTCTTCGAACGCCTCTTCGTCTTCTTCCGCTCGCGCTCCATCTCCAAGCGTTTCGCGTCCCGCGCCGGCCCGCTGCTCACCCAGAACCAGCACGAGGCGCTGGTGAAGGAGGCCGAGGCCACCAAGGGCAGCCACCTGGCCATGCTGCTGGGCGGCGGCATGAAGCACTACCTCGCCAAGTCCCGCGCTCCGGCCGGCAAGCTGGGCCCGGTGGAGCTGACCCGGCGTGAGCTGGTCCGCGTCAACGAGCGCGTCAGCGCGGACGTGCGCCGCGGCATGTCGGTGCTCGCCACCGTCGGCTCGGTGGCCCCGTTCGTCGGTCTGCTCGGCACCGTCGTGGGCATCATCGAGGCCTTCTCCGGTATCGCCAAGGAGGGCTCGGGCGGCCTGGGCGCGGTGTCCGCCGGTATCGCCGAGGCGCTCGTCGTCACGGCGCTGGGTCTGCTCGTCGCCATCCCCGCGGTGCTGATGTTCAACTTCCTGTCCACCCGCGCGGACGCGCTCCAGCTCTCCCTGGACGCGGCTCGCAGCGAGTTCATGGACTACCTGGAGGACTTGAGCCCCCAGAAGGCCGCCGCCACCAGCGGCGCCGCCGTGGCCACGGGGCCGGAGCTCGCCGCTCGCAAGGAATCCCGCGATGTCCACCCCGCGTAGGAGCCTGACGCCGGAGATGAACGTGACGCCCCTGGTGGACGTCGTGCTCGTCCTCCTCATCATCTTCATGGTCGTCACGCCCCAGATTGAGTCCGGCGCCGCGGTGGAGCTGCCCACCGCGACGAACCCGGACAAGGAGAACAAGGAGCTGACGCCCACCACGGTGAGCCTCTCCGCGACAGGCGCGTTCTACCTGGACCGCAAGGAGCTCAAGCGTGACGCGCTCATGGCCGAGCTGAAGGCCGTGCGCGCCAAGGACCCGGACTCCCCGGTGGTGCTCAAGGCGGACCGCGGCGTGCGCTACTCCGAGGTGCGCGGCCTCTTCAAGGCCATGCAGGAGCTGGGTTTCCCCGGCATCAACCTTCAGGTCGTCGACAAGCCGAAGAACTAGGAGCGCACGCCATGGCATTCGACCTCGGAGGCGGAAAAGGCGGTATCCGCCCGGCGATGAACGTGACGCCCCTGGTGGACGTGGTGCTCGTCCTCCTCATCATCTTCATGGTCGTCACGCCTTTGATGACCAAGCAGATGTGGATGACGGTGCCCGCCAAGGGTGATGACCAGGAGGCGCCTCCGCCTCCTCCCGATGCAGTGCCACCGGTGGTGCTCACGGTGGACAAGTCCGGCGTGCTGCGCATCAACCGGGAAGAAGTCGCCCGCGACCAGGTCGTGGCCCGGCTGCAACGCATGCTCAACGCGCGTCCGGACAAGATTGTGTTTTTCGACGCCAGTGATGATGTGCCGTACGGCGCCGCCATGGACGTGCTGGACCTCGCGCGAGGCGGGGACATCACGGTCGGCGTGTTGCCGGACAAGCTCGCGGATTGATGCAGCGCCGCGGCGGACCGTGACACCAAGTTTGCGGTCCGCCGCCTGAATCGTCACAGCCCCTTCATCCAGATGCCATGCGTGTCGCGTTCTCTACGCGCACCTCGGTAAGGAGTGTCGTGTTGTCTCGCACTGCCAACCTGCGCGCCTTCTTGGCTGCGCTTGTCATTACAGCTACGCCCGTGTTCGCACAGGCGCCCGGTGTTCCGGCCACGGCGCCCGCTCCCGCGGTCGACCCTGTCACGCAACCCCTCCCCGAACCCGAGGAAACCCAAACTCCGCCCGCGACGCAGCAGACTCCCGCCGCGGCTGATCCTTCCGGTACGCCCCCCGCCGCGCAGCAGCCGGGTACGGAGACGTCTCCCACCGCCGCGCAGCCGGGCACTGAAACGCCGCCCACCGCGCAGCAGCCGGGCACGGAGACCGACCCCACCGCCGCGCAGCCGGGCACGGAGACCGACCCCACCGCCGCGCAGCCCGCCGCTCCCGCCGACGACGGTGCCCTGGGCGCCGAGGGCATGGACGACGAGATGCTCGCGGAGTCCTCCGTTCCGCCGCCGGGCTTCACCGGCATCTACGGCCGCGTGGTGGACGAGACGAACGGCGAGGGCCTCATCGAGGCCACGGTGAAGGTCGTCACCGGCGCGCAGAAGCAGGTGCTCACGGACCTGGACGGCTACTACCGGGTGGCGCTGCCTCCCGGGAAGTATGACCTGCGCGTCTTCTATGACGTGTACCAGGGCCGCCGCATCACCGGCGTCGTGGTGACGCAGGGCAAGGCGACCAAGCTGGACGTCGCGCTCAGCGCCGACGAAGGCGCCGTGCAGGAGGTCGTCGTCGAGGCCCGCGCGGACCGCCGTGCCGAGGGCGCGCTGCTCCAGGAGCGCAAGAAGGCCGCCGCCGTGTCGGACGCCATCAGCGCGCAGGAAATCGCGCGCACGCCGGACTCCAGCGCCTCCGACGCCGTGAAGCGCGTGGTGAGCGCCACGGTGGTGGACGGCCGCTACGTGCTGCTGCGCGGCCTGGGTGGCCGCTACAGCACCACGCTGCTCAACGGCGCGCTGCTGCCCAGCCCCGAGCCGGACGAGCCCAGCGTCCCGCTGGACATCTTCCCCACCAACCTGCTCGCCAACCTCAACATCGTGAAGAGCTACACGCCGGACCTGCCGGGCACCTTCGGCGGCGGCACGCTGCTCATCGAGACCAACTC
This genomic window from Myxococcus hansupus contains:
- a CDS encoding energy transducer TonB, with translation MFETFDSGPDVHSARRFALSTTASVAVFALMGIAAITAAGKVTEVIKEKKGTDVVFRPPPPPPPPVVEVKPPPPPPKPKLAPKPAPPAAAMAPPPAAPAVAPANIVVPKEVPLEKPPEAATETVAAAPIAVGGTGTLVPGGVVGGVPGGDTLAGGGGRAAPINLPESGTPPEPLTSNLTPEYPAEARSKGLEGMVILKGVVGVDGRVSNLKVMRGDEPFASAAMAAAKTWRFKPAIVAGQPTAVFRIFKVPFRLKS
- a CDS encoding MotA/TolQ/ExbB proton channel family protein; amino-acid sequence: MNFNLRDIYNHMGVFALGIAWTLILFAIASLAVFFERLFVFFRSRSISKRFASRAGPLLTQNQHEALVKEAEATKGSHLAMLLGGGMKHYLAKSRAPAGKLGPVELTRRELVRVNERVSADVRRGMSVLATVGSVAPFVGLLGTVVGIIEAFSGIAKEGSGGLGAVSAGIAEALVVTALGLLVAIPAVLMFNFLSTRADALQLSLDAARSEFMDYLEDLSPQKAAATSGAAVATGPELAARKESRDVHPA
- a CDS encoding ExbD/TolR family protein, whose protein sequence is MSTPRRSLTPEMNVTPLVDVVLVLLIIFMVVTPQIESGAAVELPTATNPDKENKELTPTTVSLSATGAFYLDRKELKRDALMAELKAVRAKDPDSPVVLKADRGVRYSEVRGLFKAMQELGFPGINLQVVDKPKN
- a CDS encoding ExbD/TolR family protein, with product MAFDLGGGKGGIRPAMNVTPLVDVVLVLLIIFMVVTPLMTKQMWMTVPAKGDDQEAPPPPPDAVPPVVLTVDKSGVLRINREEVARDQVVARLQRMLNARPDKIVFFDASDDVPYGAAMDVLDLARGGDITVGVLPDKLAD